A section of the Brevundimonas sp. AJA228-03 genome encodes:
- a CDS encoding class I SAM-dependent methyltransferase, with amino-acid sequence MSDTDSPSTRTSPFGFRDVDAREKVRMVRGVFDSVASSYDLMNDLMSGGIHRLWKDATAARLNPRPGEIILDVAGGTGDMARRYSKMARAAQERGGGDDASVIVLDYNAEMILAGVDKGGEPEMVWTVGDAMALPMPDASVDAYSISFGIRNVSDIAGALKEARRVVKPGGRFICLEFSRPTAEAVRKAYDAWSFHAIPRIGGWVARDRDSYQYLVESIRRFPDQPTFKAMIEEAGFSRVTVTNLSGGVAAIHFGWAI; translated from the coding sequence ATGAGCGACACAGACAGCCCCTCTACCAGGACATCGCCGTTCGGATTTCGCGACGTCGATGCGCGCGAAAAGGTCCGGATGGTCCGCGGCGTGTTCGACAGCGTGGCCTCCAGCTACGATCTGATGAACGATCTGATGAGTGGGGGCATCCACCGGCTGTGGAAGGACGCCACTGCCGCAAGGCTGAACCCCCGGCCCGGCGAGATCATCCTGGATGTCGCGGGCGGTACCGGCGACATGGCCCGGCGCTATTCGAAGATGGCGCGTGCGGCCCAGGAGCGGGGTGGCGGCGACGACGCCTCCGTCATTGTGCTGGACTACAATGCCGAGATGATCCTGGCCGGGGTCGACAAGGGCGGAGAGCCGGAGATGGTCTGGACCGTGGGCGACGCCATGGCGCTGCCGATGCCGGATGCCTCGGTCGACGCCTATTCGATCAGCTTCGGGATCCGCAACGTCTCGGATATCGCAGGCGCGCTGAAGGAGGCGCGCCGGGTGGTGAAGCCGGGCGGACGTTTCATCTGTCTGGAGTTCTCGCGCCCCACGGCCGAAGCCGTGCGCAAGGCCTATGACGCCTGGTCCTTCCACGCCATTCCGCGCATCGGCGGCTGGGTCGCCAGGGATCGGGACAGCTACCAGTACCTGGTCGAGAGCATCCGCCGCTTCCCCGACCAGCCCACCTTCAAGGCCATGATCGAGGAGGCCGGCTTCAGTCGCGTGACCGTGACCAACCTGTCGGGCGGCGTCGCCGCGATCCACTTCGGGTGGGCGATCTGA
- the glp gene encoding gephyrin-like molybdotransferase Glp: protein MTLPTVETARAAMLAAAKVLPGEPVPLIEADGRWLSEPVVAARDQPPFDASAMDGWAVRTADLGTGPLRIVGESAAGQGHETPLGAGEAVRIFTGAPLPPGADRIVIQEEARRDGDHLVLLARADAPTWVRSRGADYRNGACLLEAGLRLNPWRVALAASAGRPEVVCARRPRVAILAGGNEVVEPGAAAGPFQIHDAAGPGVALVARRAGAEVRRLPLVGDSLAAIADSLGRTEADLIVTIGGASVGDHDLLKPAARSLGADLLVEGVAMRPGKPVWFATLPDGRRLLGLPGNPVSALVCAELFLTPLLAAMQGGSDLPDFRPAPLLAALPANGPRDHYMRAIVGSDGAGRAGVQALPDQDSSLVSVLASANALLRRPPFAGAIAPGELVAVAALIV from the coding sequence GTGACCCTGCCGACGGTCGAGACGGCCCGAGCGGCCATGCTGGCGGCGGCGAAGGTCCTGCCCGGCGAGCCGGTCCCCCTGATCGAGGCCGACGGCCGCTGGCTGTCCGAGCCCGTTGTCGCCGCCCGCGATCAGCCGCCTTTCGATGCCTCGGCCATGGACGGATGGGCGGTGCGCACCGCCGACCTCGGCACGGGCCCGCTGCGGATCGTCGGCGAAAGCGCGGCGGGGCAGGGCCATGAGACGCCGCTCGGCGCGGGTGAGGCCGTCCGCATCTTCACCGGCGCGCCCCTGCCACCCGGTGCGGATCGGATCGTGATCCAGGAAGAGGCGAGGCGCGACGGCGATCACCTGGTCCTGCTGGCCCGCGCCGACGCGCCGACCTGGGTCCGGTCGCGCGGCGCCGACTACCGGAACGGGGCGTGCCTGCTGGAGGCCGGTCTGCGTCTGAACCCCTGGCGGGTCGCCCTGGCGGCCTCCGCTGGCCGTCCGGAGGTCGTCTGCGCCCGTCGTCCCCGCGTCGCCATCCTCGCCGGCGGGAATGAGGTCGTCGAGCCGGGCGCCGCTGCAGGCCCCTTTCAGATCCACGACGCCGCCGGGCCGGGCGTCGCCCTGGTCGCCCGCCGCGCAGGGGCCGAGGTCCGCCGACTGCCGCTGGTCGGAGACAGCCTTGCGGCCATCGCCGACAGCCTGGGCCGGACAGAGGCCGACCTGATCGTCACCATCGGCGGGGCCTCGGTCGGGGATCACGACCTGCTGAAACCCGCCGCCCGCAGCCTGGGCGCAGATCTTCTGGTCGAGGGGGTCGCCATGCGTCCGGGCAAGCCCGTCTGGTTCGCCACCCTGCCGGATGGTCGCCGGCTGCTGGGCCTGCCCGGCAATCCGGTCTCCGCGCTCGTGTGCGCCGAGCTGTTTCTGACACCGCTGTTGGCGGCGATGCAGGGCGGCAGCGACCTTCCCGATTTCAGACCTGCGCCACTCCTGGCGGCACTCCCTGCCAACGGCCCTCGGGACCATTACATGAGGGCGATCGTCGGCAGCGACGGGGCGGGTCGGGCTGGCGTACAAGCTCTGCCGGATCAGGACTCGTCGCTGGTATCGGTACTGGCCTCGGCCAACGCCTTGCTGCGGCGTCCACCCTTCGCCGGGGCGATAGCGCCTGGGGAGCTGGTCGCGGTGGCCGCGCTGATCGTCTAG
- a CDS encoding SDR family oxidoreductase, whose product MTKPGRVAGKAALITGGAQGLGEAIAWMLAREGSKVAVTDINGPGALALAARINAEIPGSAFGYAHDVASEDQWVDVVGRAAADMGGLSILVNNAGVGDVLMFAEQDTAENWQRQYEINLRSVMFGCKHAMPHLRASGAASIVNISSIAGLAAGVGMGAYNATKAAVWMYTKTVALEAAKMDWNVRVNSVHPVFIKTAILDPFIAMAGGDEVKAHERLARGIPLKRIGEPDDVAYCVLYLASDESKFVTGSEFKIDGGMTAQ is encoded by the coding sequence ATGACGAAACCCGGACGCGTCGCCGGCAAGGCTGCCCTGATCACCGGCGGTGCCCAGGGCCTGGGAGAAGCGATCGCCTGGATGTTGGCGCGCGAGGGTTCAAAGGTCGCGGTGACCGACATCAATGGCCCGGGTGCCCTGGCCCTGGCGGCCCGCATCAATGCCGAAATTCCCGGCTCTGCCTTTGGCTATGCCCACGACGTGGCCTCGGAGGACCAGTGGGTCGACGTTGTGGGTCGGGCGGCGGCGGATATGGGCGGGCTGTCCATCCTGGTGAACAACGCGGGCGTCGGCGACGTCCTGATGTTCGCCGAGCAGGACACCGCCGAGAACTGGCAGCGGCAATACGAGATCAACCTGCGGTCCGTGATGTTCGGCTGCAAGCACGCCATGCCGCATCTGCGGGCCTCGGGCGCGGCGTCGATCGTCAATATCTCGTCGATCGCGGGACTCGCCGCCGGGGTCGGCATGGGGGCCTACAACGCCACCAAGGCCGCCGTCTGGATGTACACCAAGACGGTGGCGCTGGAGGCCGCAAAGATGGACTGGAACGTCCGCGTCAACTCGGTGCACCCCGTCTTCATCAAGACAGCGATCCTGGATCCCTTCATCGCCATGGCCGGCGGTGACGAGGTCAAGGCGCACGAGCGGCTGGCGCGCGGCATCCCGCTCAAGCGGATCGGCGAGCCGGACGACGTCGCCTATTGCGTCCTCTATCTGGCGTCGGACGAATCCAAATTCGTCACGGGATCGGAATTCAAGATCGACGGCGGCATGACGGCGCAGTGA
- a CDS encoding winged helix-turn-helix domain-containing protein, which yields MSEAPRLWFQIRIGEGRFGPGKAELLTHVRDTGSISAAARRMGMSYRRAWTLLEAVNALTDAPAVETERGGARGGGARLTPRGEALVAAYEHLRVALASTAAPTLAALDAPDNRHD from the coding sequence GTGAGCGAGGCGCCCCGTCTCTGGTTTCAGATCCGCATCGGCGAGGGCCGGTTCGGTCCGGGCAAGGCCGAACTGCTGACTCACGTCCGGGACACCGGCTCGATCAGCGCGGCGGCGCGGCGGATGGGCATGTCCTATCGCCGCGCCTGGACCCTGCTGGAGGCCGTCAACGCCCTGACCGATGCCCCGGCGGTGGAAACCGAGCGCGGGGGCGCGCGAGGCGGCGGGGCCCGGCTGACGCCCCGGGGCGAAGCCTTGGTGGCGGCCTACGAGCATCTGCGCGTGGCGCTGGCGAGCACGGCCGCGCCGACGCTGGCGGCCCTGGACGCGCCGGATAATCGCCATGACTGA
- a CDS encoding MoaD/ThiS family protein produces the protein MARVLLFGALADIAGWRERDIAGDSVEALRATLCADERLAERLGRPGLMRVVNQVIVRGNPPVGPDDEVAFAPPVSGG, from the coding sequence ATGGCCAGGGTCCTGCTGTTCGGAGCACTGGCCGATATCGCGGGCTGGCGCGAGCGCGACATCGCGGGTGACAGCGTCGAGGCCCTGCGGGCGACGCTCTGCGCCGACGAGCGGCTGGCAGAGCGTCTTGGGCGTCCCGGCCTGATGAGGGTGGTGAACCAGGTGATCGTGCGCGGGAACCCTCCCGTCGGACCCGACGACGAGGTGGCCTTCGCGCCCCCGGTGTCGGGCGGGTGA
- a CDS encoding ATP-binding cassette domain-containing protein produces MSLTCAVQAERGGFRIDVAFDSTARVVGIEGPSGAGKTTLLHALAGLVPVHRARLIVDGEALVDTDAGLAPPPHARRVGYVFQDARLFPHLSVADNIAYGQRFAPNRTDVGALVELLGIGHLLARWTRNLSGGEARRVAIARSLAAGPRLLLLDEPFSGLDQRRRDELIPWLVDLTTRIDVAILVVSHDAADLQAMGADRISLLAGQLSPDRRP; encoded by the coding sequence ATGAGCCTGACCTGCGCCGTTCAGGCCGAACGTGGCGGGTTCCGGATCGACGTCGCCTTCGACAGCACGGCCCGCGTTGTTGGCATCGAGGGTCCGTCGGGGGCCGGAAAGACGACCCTGCTTCACGCCCTGGCCGGCCTGGTCCCCGTCCACCGCGCGCGCCTGATCGTGGATGGCGAGGCTCTGGTCGATACCGACGCCGGTCTGGCACCGCCCCCCCATGCCCGGCGCGTGGGCTATGTCTTTCAGGACGCCCGGCTGTTCCCGCATCTGAGCGTCGCCGACAACATCGCCTATGGCCAGCGCTTCGCGCCGAACCGGACGGACGTGGGCGCGCTGGTCGAGCTTCTGGGGATCGGTCATCTTCTGGCGCGCTGGACACGCAATCTGTCGGGCGGAGAAGCCCGGCGTGTGGCAATCGCGCGCAGCCTTGCGGCCGGTCCGCGACTGCTGCTTCTCGACGAGCCCTTTTCCGGCCTGGATCAGCGCCGACGCGACGAACTCATCCCCTGGCTGGTCGACCTGACGACCCGGATCGATGTGGCGATCCTGGTCGTGTCGCACGATGCCGCAGACCTTCAGGCCATGGGGGCCGACAGGATCAGCCTTCTGGCGGGACAGCTCAGTCCAGACCGTCGTCCGTGA
- a CDS encoding 4a-hydroxytetrahydrobiopterin dehydratase, producing the protein MTRPTVSPTDAIAALSGWTVAPGDRPAIARALKFADFNTAFAFMTRAALKAETMDHHPEWSNVYNRVDILLTTHDAGGVTELDLTLARFINDAATSLGGE; encoded by the coding sequence ATGACCCGTCCCACCGTTTCCCCGACCGACGCCATCGCCGCCCTGTCCGGCTGGACCGTCGCCCCGGGCGACCGCCCGGCCATCGCCCGTGCCCTGAAATTCGCCGACTTCAACACCGCCTTCGCCTTCATGACGCGCGCGGCGCTGAAGGCCGAGACGATGGACCATCATCCGGAATGGTCGAACGTCTACAATCGCGTGGACATCCTGCTGACCACCCACGATGCGGGCGGGGTGACCGAGCTCGATCTTACGCTGGCGCGCTTCATCAATGACGCCGCGACGTCCCTGGGAGGGGAATGA
- a CDS encoding cell wall hydrolase: protein MFHPVKAGIVMVLASLAMSGQGRAQTADPAASRARADAVDRLLPSEVRPTPVTVNDGEAYHRADDAQQDPAEVRTTQALNEEIVSRNQLAENQERADREAYEATVAQATRERLAYEEAARQADAARRQWEAEWEAAERARAQYAADLLACRAGERARCPR, encoded by the coding sequence ATGTTCCATCCTGTCAAGGCCGGGATCGTGATGGTCCTGGCCTCGCTTGCCATGTCAGGCCAAGGCCGGGCGCAGACAGCGGATCCGGCTGCATCCCGGGCCCGCGCCGATGCGGTCGATCGACTGTTGCCATCGGAAGTCCGGCCGACGCCCGTGACGGTCAACGATGGCGAGGCCTACCATCGCGCCGACGACGCTCAACAGGATCCGGCCGAGGTGCGAACGACCCAGGCCCTCAACGAAGAGATCGTGTCGCGCAACCAGCTGGCCGAGAACCAGGAACGCGCCGATCGGGAAGCCTATGAGGCCACGGTGGCCCAGGCCACCCGGGAGCGTCTGGCCTATGAGGAGGCCGCCCGTCAGGCCGATGCAGCGCGCCGCCAGTGGGAAGCCGAGTGGGAGGCCGCCGAACGCGCGCGCGCTCAATATGCCGCCGACCTGCTGGCCTGCCGCGCAGGCGAGCGCGCACGCTGTCCCCGGTAA
- the moaB gene encoding molybdenum cofactor biosynthesis protein B, translated as MTDILPAPGGKLLLDQPVVPVRIAVLTISDTRDDDSDTSGGILAERIVSAGHVCVERAIVPDSVDAIRTRVRAWIDAGAVDAILTTGGTGLTGRDVTPEALEPLFDKRIDGFSVIFHTVSYQTIGLSTLQSRATAGIIDGVFVFCLPGSNGAVRDGWDRVIRWQLDSRHRPCNLVEIMPRLLEV; from the coding sequence ATGACCGACATCCTGCCCGCGCCCGGAGGCAAGCTCCTGCTCGACCAGCCGGTGGTTCCCGTGCGGATCGCCGTCCTGACCATCTCGGACACGCGGGACGATGACAGCGACACGTCCGGCGGCATCCTGGCCGAACGGATCGTCTCGGCGGGCCATGTCTGCGTCGAAAGGGCCATCGTGCCCGACTCCGTCGACGCCATCCGCACCCGGGTCAGGGCCTGGATCGACGCGGGCGCGGTCGATGCGATCCTGACGACCGGCGGCACCGGCCTGACCGGGCGGGACGTCACGCCCGAGGCGCTCGAGCCGTTGTTCGACAAGCGGATCGACGGCTTTTCCGTCATTTTCCATACCGTCAGCTACCAGACCATCGGCCTGTCGACCCTGCAGTCGCGGGCGACGGCAGGGATCATCGACGGGGTGTTCGTCTTCTGCCTGCCGGGATCGAACGGGGCGGTGCGCGACGGCTGGGACCGGGTGATCCGCTGGCAGCTCGACAGCCGTCACCGGCCCTGCAACCTCGTCGAGATCATGCCCCGCCTGCTGGAGGTCTGA
- a CDS encoding endonuclease/exonuclease/phosphatase family protein, whose translation MPYYASLRKEDPEVRVRVAEGLRRLRKAIRAEIPARTLDGDLLIASWNIREFDSRKYGGRLVDSFYFIAEILSHFDLIAIQEVRGDLSALDRVQGLLGSWWKYLVTDVTEGASGNGERMAFLYDSRKVTFGGLAGEIVLPRSKVDPDILQFARTPFVCGFKAGWARIDLCTVHIYYGGGKSLDPRRLKEIGDLAGFLARRAKVDAPPAPAAGADPAPRASQGADNLILLGDFNIFDPGDATLKAITDAGFVVPKVLTDRAGSNMARDKYYDQIAIWRGKRFDTTDRGGVLNYYDAVFRPEDEALYAADIKPTKSGKPPTYKDWKSYQMSDHLLLWAAFKVDFAEDYLTELATPGAP comes from the coding sequence GTGCCCTATTATGCGAGCCTGCGAAAAGAAGACCCGGAGGTCCGGGTCAGGGTGGCGGAGGGCCTGCGACGCCTGCGCAAGGCCATCCGGGCAGAGATTCCGGCCCGGACGCTCGACGGCGACCTGCTGATCGCCAGCTGGAACATCCGGGAGTTCGACAGCCGCAAATACGGCGGACGCCTGGTCGACTCCTTCTACTTCATCGCTGAAATCCTCAGTCACTTCGATCTGATTGCCATCCAGGAGGTGCGCGGCGATCTGTCGGCGCTGGATCGCGTTCAGGGCCTGCTCGGTAGCTGGTGGAAGTATCTGGTGACCGATGTCACCGAGGGGGCGTCCGGCAATGGCGAGCGGATGGCCTTCCTCTACGACAGTCGCAAGGTGACGTTCGGCGGGCTGGCCGGCGAGATCGTCCTGCCCAGGAGCAAGGTCGATCCGGATATCCTCCAGTTCGCCCGAACCCCGTTCGTCTGCGGATTCAAGGCGGGATGGGCCAGAATCGACCTGTGCACGGTCCACATCTACTACGGCGGGGGGAAATCGCTGGATCCACGACGCCTCAAGGAGATCGGCGACCTGGCAGGTTTTCTGGCCCGGCGCGCCAAGGTCGATGCGCCACCGGCTCCGGCGGCCGGGGCCGATCCGGCCCCGCGCGCGTCACAGGGTGCGGACAATCTGATCCTGTTGGGCGACTTCAACATCTTCGATCCGGGCGACGCGACGCTGAAGGCGATCACCGATGCCGGCTTCGTGGTTCCGAAGGTCCTGACCGACCGCGCGGGCAGCAACATGGCGCGCGACAAATACTACGACCAGATCGCGATCTGGCGCGGCAAGCGGTTCGACACGACGGACCGTGGCGGCGTGCTGAATTACTACGACGCCGTTTTCCGGCCCGAGGACGAGGCCCTCTATGCCGCCGACATCAAGCCCACCAAATCGGGCAAGCCCCCGACCTACAAGGACTGGAAATCCTATCAGATGTCGGACCACCTGTTGCTCTGGGCCGCATTCAAGGTGGATTTCGCAGAGGATTACCTCACCGAACTGGCGACGCCTGGGGCGCCCTAG
- the modA gene encoding molybdate ABC transporter substrate-binding protein, with amino-acid sequence MTALSARFTDRTGRPTRTVFAGSGDVARQVLSGAPADLLVLADTEWMDRLATANVLRPGSRVDLATNSLVVIAPADRPPSTFAWQGRIAIGDPGSVPAGRYARQMMQALGVWDGGDMTLITAADVRAVRGFVARGEVDLGVVYRSDALGYDAVRVVATPPPDVQPRIVYPAALTTRAAEGAAGLMQFLAGAEARETFARHGFGAVS; translated from the coding sequence CTGACCGCGCTTTCGGCCCGGTTCACCGACAGGACGGGCCGCCCAACCCGGACGGTCTTTGCCGGCAGCGGCGATGTGGCGCGTCAGGTGCTGTCGGGGGCTCCCGCCGATCTGCTTGTCCTGGCCGACACCGAGTGGATGGACCGGCTGGCGACGGCGAACGTCCTTCGACCGGGCAGCCGCGTCGATCTGGCGACCAACAGCCTGGTGGTGATCGCACCCGCGGACCGGCCGCCGTCGACCTTCGCCTGGCAGGGGCGCATCGCCATCGGTGATCCCGGGAGCGTCCCGGCCGGCCGGTATGCGCGGCAGATGATGCAGGCGCTGGGGGTATGGGACGGAGGTGACATGACCCTGATCACCGCCGCCGATGTGCGCGCGGTTCGGGGCTTCGTGGCGCGGGGCGAGGTGGATCTGGGCGTGGTCTATCGCAGCGACGCCCTCGGCTATGACGCGGTGCGGGTGGTCGCCACGCCCCCGCCGGACGTTCAGCCCCGGATCGTCTACCCGGCCGCCCTGACGACGCGCGCGGCCGAAGGCGCGGCCGGGCTGATGCAATTTCTGGCGGGGGCCGAAGCCCGCGAGACCTTCGCCCGTCACGGCTTCGGGGCCGTATCGTGA
- the moaA gene encoding GTP 3',8-cyclase MoaA, with translation MSMSPPSPSSQTGFPMVDPFGRSIDYVRVSVTDRCDLRCTYCMAERQIFLPRAELLSIEELDRLCSVFIGLGTRRLRLTGGEPLIRKGFMDLVAALARHLRSGALDELTLTTNGTHLAEHAEALARHGVRRINVSLDTLDPDTYRRVTRGGDLSRALTGIEAARAAGMAVKINVVALKADNAADLPALVAWAHGEGHEMTLIETMPMGETGIDRTDQFLSLTEMRRDLEARWTLTPLAKRTGGPSRYVRVEETGGTLGFITPMTHTFCETCNRVRVTCTGRLYLCLGQNDHEDLRPVLRAGDDAAVARAIRAAVSRKPKSHDFRIGAGLAPAVARPMSMTGG, from the coding sequence ATGAGCATGTCGCCCCCGTCACCGTCCAGCCAGACAGGGTTTCCGATGGTCGATCCGTTCGGCCGGTCGATCGACTATGTCCGCGTCTCGGTCACCGACCGGTGCGATCTGCGCTGCACCTATTGCATGGCCGAACGTCAGATCTTCCTGCCCCGCGCGGAACTGCTGTCGATCGAGGAGCTGGACCGGCTGTGCTCGGTCTTCATCGGCCTGGGGACGCGTCGGCTGCGCCTGACGGGGGGAGAACCCCTGATCCGCAAGGGGTTCATGGATCTGGTCGCTGCCCTTGCCCGGCATCTGCGATCCGGCGCCCTGGACGAGCTGACCCTGACCACGAACGGCACCCACCTGGCCGAACATGCCGAGGCCCTGGCCCGGCATGGCGTGCGGCGGATCAATGTGTCGCTGGATACGCTGGACCCGGACACCTATCGCCGCGTCACGCGGGGCGGGGATCTGTCCAGGGCGCTGACGGGGATCGAGGCGGCCCGGGCCGCCGGGATGGCGGTCAAGATCAACGTCGTGGCCCTGAAGGCCGACAATGCCGCCGACCTGCCCGCCCTCGTGGCCTGGGCGCACGGCGAGGGCCACGAGATGACCCTGATCGAGACCATGCCGATGGGCGAGACCGGAATCGACCGGACCGACCAGTTTCTGTCGCTGACGGAGATGCGACGCGACCTCGAGGCGCGCTGGACCCTGACCCCGCTGGCGAAGCGAACCGGTGGCCCCTCGCGATACGTCCGCGTCGAGGAGACGGGCGGGACGCTGGGGTTCATCACCCCCATGACCCACACCTTCTGCGAGACCTGCAACCGCGTCCGCGTGACCTGCACCGGTCGGCTCTATCTGTGCCTCGGCCAGAACGATCACGAGGACCTGCGTCCGGTCCTGCGCGCGGGCGACGACGCGGCCGTGGCAAGGGCCATCCGGGCGGCGGTGTCCAGAAAGCCGAAGAGCCACGATTTTCGCATCGGTGCGGGCCTCGCGCCCGCGGTGGCGCGGCCCATGTCGATGACGGGAGGCTGA
- the modB gene encoding molybdate ABC transporter permease subunit, translating to MTDLFAPLTGPELEALGLSLRVAGVASLATLPVAVGLGWLMARGVFPGKWLVEAAINLPLVLPPVVTGLALLLMFGSRGPLGRVLADVFGVSLLFHWTGAALAAAVMALPLMVRPIRLAIEGVDRGLEQAAATLGAPPAFVVFSVTLPLALPGVIAGALLGFARAFGEFGATVTFVGAIPGETRTLPVAIYASLQGLGGETVALRLALVSVAVAMIALFATEAVSRGLARRTAVA from the coding sequence ATGACTGATCTGTTCGCCCCGCTGACCGGGCCCGAGCTGGAAGCCCTTGGCCTGTCGCTGCGCGTGGCGGGCGTCGCCAGCCTGGCAACCCTGCCGGTTGCCGTGGGTCTGGGATGGCTGATGGCGCGGGGAGTCTTTCCGGGCAAATGGCTGGTCGAGGCGGCGATCAACCTGCCGCTGGTCTTGCCGCCGGTGGTGACGGGTCTTGCGCTGCTTCTGATGTTCGGATCGCGGGGACCGCTGGGCCGGGTGCTGGCCGATGTGTTCGGGGTCAGCCTGCTGTTTCACTGGACCGGAGCGGCTCTGGCCGCCGCGGTCATGGCCCTGCCGCTGATGGTACGGCCCATCCGCCTGGCGATCGAGGGCGTGGATCGGGGCCTGGAGCAGGCCGCGGCGACCCTGGGCGCGCCCCCGGCCTTCGTGGTCTTCAGCGTGACCCTGCCGTTGGCCCTGCCCGGCGTCATCGCCGGGGCCCTGCTGGGGTTTGCCCGGGCCTTTGGAGAGTTCGGGGCCACGGTGACCTTCGTGGGAGCCATCCCCGGAGAGACCCGAACCCTGCCGGTCGCGATCTATGCGTCGCTGCAGGGACTGGGTGGAGAGACAGTGGCTCTGCGGCTCGCCCTGGTGTCCGTCGCCGTCGCCATGATCGCCCTGTTCGCCACCGAGGCCGTCAGTCGCGGCCTGGCCCGACGGACCGCCGTCGCATGA
- the moaC gene encoding cyclic pyranopterin monophosphate synthase MoaC: MASREEAGLTHIDPDGRARMVDVSAKAATVREAVATGRLVMEPETLALALSGGGAKGDVRAVAEIAGVMAAKRTADLIPLCHLLPLDAVIVAVDPSPDGSGLSVTATTRTTGRTGVEMEALTAASVALLTLYDMLKAVDRGMTIEAVRLVRKTGGKSGDWVRA, translated from the coding sequence ATGGCGTCCCGAGAAGAGGCAGGCCTGACCCACATCGATCCCGACGGTCGCGCCCGGATGGTCGATGTCTCGGCCAAGGCCGCGACCGTGCGCGAGGCCGTGGCCACGGGCCGCCTCGTCATGGAGCCGGAAACCCTCGCCCTGGCCCTGTCGGGCGGGGGCGCAAAGGGCGACGTGCGCGCCGTGGCCGAGATCGCCGGCGTCATGGCGGCCAAGAGGACGGCCGACCTCATCCCCCTGTGCCACCTCCTGCCGCTCGATGCCGTGATCGTCGCGGTCGATCCGAGCCCCGACGGATCGGGCCTGTCCGTTACGGCGACGACCCGGACCACGGGTCGCACCGGCGTGGAGATGGAGGCGTTGACGGCGGCGAGCGTCGCGCTGCTGACGCTCTATGACATGTTGAAGGCCGTCGACCGGGGCATGACGATCGAGGCGGTCCGGCTGGTCCGCAAGACCGGCGGCAAGTCCGGCGACTGGGTCCGCGCGTGA
- a CDS encoding molybdenum cofactor biosynthesis protein MoaE: MVRLQTDPIDPGALLADFCRARTDAGAVVSFTGLCRAATDGQAVETLALDAWPGFTERVMAELEAGARARFDLIDLIAVHRWGEVGVGEAIVFVATAAVHRRDAFQAADYLMDQLKTRAPLWKREEGPDGRRWIEPRASDHADAARWETTP; the protein is encoded by the coding sequence ATGGTGCGCCTGCAGACCGATCCGATCGATCCTGGCGCCCTGCTGGCTGACTTTTGCCGCGCCCGGACCGACGCCGGCGCGGTGGTCAGCTTCACCGGCCTGTGCCGCGCCGCCACCGACGGACAGGCGGTCGAGACCCTGGCGCTCGACGCCTGGCCCGGCTTCACCGAGCGGGTGATGGCCGAACTGGAGGCCGGGGCCCGGGCGCGGTTCGACCTGATCGACCTGATCGCCGTCCATCGCTGGGGCGAGGTGGGCGTGGGCGAGGCCATCGTCTTCGTGGCCACCGCCGCCGTGCATCGCCGCGACGCCTTTCAGGCCGCCGATTACCTGATGGACCAGCTGAAGACCCGCGCCCCCCTGTGGAAGCGCGAGGAAGGGCCCGACGGCCGCCGCTGGATCGAACCCCGCGCCAGCGACCACGCCGACGCTGCCCGATGGGAGACCACGCCATGA